From Erigeron canadensis isolate Cc75 chromosome 8, C_canadensis_v1, whole genome shotgun sequence, one genomic window encodes:
- the LOC122579248 gene encoding putative uncharacterized protein DDB_G0274535 translates to MDHQTAAPPPPSIPTTTAGTTNTAAAYPDSLDSSPRSRNTDSWGEDTINNNNNNNNQNATMQPPPPQQLTKLRLMCSYGGHIVPRPHDKSLCYVGGDTRIVVVDRHTTLSDLTNRLSKTLIRSSSNNSLSSSTVSISVSTSQTTPFTLKYQLPSEDLDSLISVTTDEDLENMIDEYERLLSSNSSSRLRLFLFPLKPESVNSIGSLLENTTKSEDWFLNALNGTTSGFSDTSSVNCLLGLDDDVLVNDKKDVKKPNNQNNNNSSSNGNNLGQDVHSVPDLERTSSFGSASSSPSLASLPPIKVHVDENKAVPGIEEQFVQMNLQQQQQSVAVPVPVVVTGVPMSTNSPLAQTAYDLASQDSVLSDGRQKPGMIYQDQLVQMQVNSNNNRNPEMSNLQDQNARIQMQQQQQQMADSAYLMSMGNTQAGDSQHTQMLHQQPQFIHTGVPQPQYIHHHPSGAVPMTSYYQMYPPQSQHHPHHAPLDQQNFVYYMPAPVPARQAPQGYNMQMHQQQQQQQGSGYAEVSNAGAMPLSHSQAPQTGYTTSRPAQTGTKSELPAGVYATTSSGNPQFVQVPSSQHQPQVQPQYVGYSQMHHPSQSVASSASGASAGANYGYEFTDPAQGQHIYYAAQPLPPQSTTQYQTVTGEQGSYLPTDASIKQQQQQQGRGQQP, encoded by the exons ATGGACCACCAAACTGCAGCTCCACCGCCACCATCCATCCCAACCACCACCGCCGGCACCACCAACACCGCCGCCGCTTACCCCGATTCTCTCGATTCTTCCCCTCGTTCTCGCAACACCGATTCATGGGGCGAGGATACtattaacaacaataacaacaacaacaaccaaaaCGCCACCATgcaaccaccaccgccgcaaCAATTGACCAAGCTCCGACTCATGTGCAGCTACGGCGGGCACATAGTCCCTCGGCCACACGACAAATCACTCTGCTACGTCGGCGGCGATACTCGGATCGTAGTTGTTGACCGTCACACAACTTTATCTGACCTGACTAACCGTTTATCAAAAACACTTATCAGATCTTCATCAAATAATTCGTTATCATCATCTACTGTATCTATATCCGTATCTACTTCTCAAACGACGCCGTTTACTCTCAAGTATCAGCTTCCTTCTGAAGACCTCGATTCGTTGATCTCCGTTACTACTGATGAAGATTTAGAAAATATGATTGATGAGTATGAAAGACTACTTTCTAGTAATTCTTCTTCTAGATTACGGTTATTTCTGTTTCCGTTAAAACCGGAATCTGTTAATTCTATTGGATCGCTTTTGGAAAACACTACTAAATCTGAAGATTGGTTTTTAAATGCTTTGAATGGAACTACTTCCGGATTTTCCGATACTTCTTCTGTTAATTGTTTGTTAGGGTTAGACGACGACGTTTTGGTTAATGATAAAAAAGATGTCAAAAAaccaaataatcaaaataataataacagtaGTAGTAATGGGAATAATTTGGGACAGGATGTTCATTCGGTTCCGGATTTGGAGCGAACGTCGTCGTTTGGATCAGCGTCGTCTTCGCCGTCTTTGGCTAGCTTGCCCCCAATTAAAGTACACGTTGATGAGAATAAAGCTGTTCCTGGAATTGAGGAGCAGTTTGTTCAGATGAATTTGCAGCAGCAACAGCAAAGTGTTGCCGTTCCGGTTCCTGTGGTTGTTACCGGTGTCCCGATGAGTACGAATTCTCCTCTTGCACAGACAGCGTATGATTTGGCTTCTCAGGATTCGGTTTTGAG TGATGGTAGGCAGAAGCCGGGTATGATATATCAGGATCAGTTAGTACAAATGCAAGTTAATAGTAACAATAATCGGAATCCTGAAATGAGTAATTTACAAGATCAGAATGCTAGAATACAAATgcaacaacagcaacaacaaaTGGCGGATTCAGCTTACCTAATGTCGATGGGGAATACTCAAGCTGGTGATTCGCAGCATACACAAATGCTTCACCAACAACCGCAGTTTATTCATACAGGTGTTCCACAACCGCAGTATATTCATCATCATCCGTCTGGGGCGGTTCCAATGACGTCTTATTATCAAATGTATCCGCCGCAGAGTCAACATCATCCTCATCATGCGCCACTTGACCAGCAGAATTTTGTGTATTATATGCCTGCACCTGTGCCTGCTAGGCAGGCGCCCCAGGGGTATAATATGCAAATGCatcaacagcagcagcagcagcagggtAGTGGTTATGCTGAGGTGTCTAATGCGGGCGCTATGCCTCTTTCACATAGTCAAGCACCGCAGACTGGTTATACCACTAGTAGGCCTGCTCAAACTGGTACTAAAAGTGAGTTGCCTGCTGGAGTTTATGCAACAACGAGTTCTGGGAATCCTCAGTTTGTTCAAGTTCCCTCGAGCCAACATCAGCCTCAAGTTCAACCGCAATATGTAGGGTATTCACAGATGCACCACCCCTCGCAGTCTGTTGCTTCTTCTGCTTCTGGTGCTAGTGCTGGAGCTAATTATGGATATGAATTCACGGATCCTGCACAAGGACAGCATATTTATTACGCAGCTCAACCTTTGCCACCTCAATCGACTACACAATACCAAACTGTGACTGGTGAACAGGGTTCTTATCTTCCCACAGATGCTAGCATaaagcagcagcaacaacaacaagggAGAGGTCAACAGCCTTGA